A stretch of Fusobacterium periodonticum ATCC 33693 DNA encodes these proteins:
- a CDS encoding DUF4241 domain-containing protein produces MQATKEWLEKWEKVKNKLQPNSNLLDYFTLKEIAGKEIDVMDIGPCSIPTGEFLVADPLVYLVSKYETEYFQKIPTGEFRTEVCIVKASDGDCDRYAAVRLKFNDNEVSYFEEAVKGTENLEDINDGDFFGFAVDAGLACICDKKLHDLYCEFNDKWYEENPDGNAYDDYFADFFKKSYEANPKYQRKGGDWINWTIPGTDYHLPMFQSGFGDGVYPVYLAYDKDGNVCQLIVQFIDIDLAYSDDDEDEE; encoded by the coding sequence ATGCAAGCAACAAAAGAATGGCTAGAAAAATGGGAAAAGGTAAAAAATAAATTGCAACCTAATAGTAATCTTCTAGATTATTTTACTTTAAAGGAAATTGCTGGGAAAGAAATAGATGTTATGGATATTGGACCTTGCTCTATTCCAACAGGAGAGTTTTTAGTGGCAGATCCTCTTGTTTATTTAGTTAGCAAATATGAAACAGAATATTTCCAAAAAATTCCAACAGGAGAATTCAGAACAGAAGTTTGTATTGTAAAAGCATCTGATGGAGATTGTGATAGATATGCAGCAGTTAGATTAAAATTTAATGATAATGAAGTTAGTTATTTTGAAGAAGCTGTAAAAGGAACAGAAAATTTAGAAGATATCAATGATGGAGATTTTTTTGGGTTTGCAGTTGATGCAGGGCTAGCTTGTATATGTGATAAAAAATTACATGACTTATATTGTGAATTCAATGATAAGTGGTATGAAGAAAATCCTGATGGAAATGCTTATGATGATTATTTTGCAGATTTTTTCAAAAAAAGTTATGAAGCTAATCCTAAGTATCAAAGAAAAGGTGGTGATTGGATAAACTGGACTATACCCGGAACAGATTATCATTTACCTATGTTTCAATCTGGGTTTGGAGATGGAGTTTACCCTGTGTACTTAGCTTATGACAAAGATGGTAATGTATGCCAACTTATTGTACAATTTATTGATATTGACTTAGCTTATTCTGATGATGATGAAGATGAGGAATAA
- a CDS encoding YgiQ family radical SAM protein — protein sequence MKFLPTTKEEMKSLGWDSIDVLLISGDTYLDTSYNGSALVGKWLVEHGFKVGIIAQPEVDVPDDITRLGEPNLFFAISGGCVDSMVANYTATKKRRQQDDFTPGGENNKRPDRAVLVYSNMIRRFFKGTTKKIVISGIESSLRRITHYDYWTNKLRKPILFDAKADILSYGMGEMSMLQLANALKNGEDWQNIRGLCYLSKEPKEDYLSLPSHSDCLADKDKFIEAFHTFYLNCDPITAKGLCQKCDDRYLIQNPPSESYSEEIMDKIYSMEFARDVHPYYKKMGAVRALDTIKYSVTTHRGCYGECNFCAIAIHQGRTIMSRSQNSIVKEVEKIAETPKFHGNISDVGGPTANMYGLECKKKLKLGACPDRRCLYPKKCPHLQVNHNNQVELLKKLKKIPNIKKIFIASGIRYDMILDDNKCGQMYLKEIIKDHISGQMKIAPEHTEDKILGLMGKDGKSCLNEFKNQFYKINNELGKKQFLTYYLIAAHPGCKDKDMMDLKKYASQELRVNPEQVQIFTPTPSTYSTLMYYTEKDPFTNQKLFVEKDNGKKQKQKDIVTEKRNNNNKRR from the coding sequence ATGAAATTTTTACCAACTACAAAAGAAGAAATGAAAAGTTTAGGTTGGGATAGTATAGATGTACTCCTAATTTCAGGAGATACATATTTAGACACTTCATATAATGGAAGTGCATTAGTAGGAAAATGGCTAGTGGAACATGGGTTCAAGGTTGGGATAATAGCTCAACCAGAAGTTGATGTTCCTGATGATATAACTCGTTTAGGGGAACCTAACTTGTTCTTTGCTATATCTGGTGGTTGTGTAGATTCCATGGTTGCTAATTATACTGCAACTAAAAAAAGAAGGCAACAAGATGATTTTACTCCAGGTGGAGAAAATAATAAAAGACCAGATAGGGCAGTTTTAGTCTACTCAAATATGATACGTAGATTTTTTAAAGGAACTACAAAAAAAATTGTAATAAGTGGAATTGAATCCAGTTTAAGAAGAATAACTCACTATGATTATTGGACTAATAAGCTAAGAAAACCTATTCTATTTGATGCTAAGGCAGATATTTTATCCTATGGTATGGGAGAAATGTCTATGTTACAACTAGCAAATGCTTTAAAGAATGGAGAAGATTGGCAAAATATTAGAGGACTTTGTTATTTAAGTAAAGAGCCTAAAGAAGATTATTTATCTTTACCTTCTCATTCTGATTGTCTTGCAGATAAAGATAAGTTTATTGAAGCTTTTCATACTTTTTATTTAAACTGTGATCCAATAACTGCTAAGGGACTTTGCCAAAAATGTGATGATAGATATTTAATTCAAAATCCTCCTTCTGAAAGTTATTCTGAGGAAATAATGGATAAAATTTATTCTATGGAATTTGCTAGAGATGTGCATCCTTATTATAAAAAAATGGGAGCAGTTAGAGCACTTGATACTATAAAATATTCTGTTACAACTCATAGAGGTTGCTATGGAGAATGTAATTTTTGTGCTATAGCTATTCACCAAGGTAGAACTATTATGTCAAGAAGCCAAAATTCAATAGTAAAGGAAGTTGAAAAAATTGCTGAAACTCCTAAATTTCATGGAAATATTTCTGATGTAGGTGGACCAACTGCAAATATGTATGGACTTGAATGTAAGAAAAAGTTAAAATTAGGTGCTTGTCCTGATAGAAGATGCCTCTATCCTAAGAAATGTCCTCATCTCCAAGTTAATCATAATAATCAAGTGGAACTTTTAAAGAAGTTAAAAAAGATTCCAAATATAAAAAAGATTTTTATCGCTTCTGGAATTAGATATGATATGATTTTAGATGACAACAAATGTGGACAGATGTATTTGAAAGAAATAATAAAAGATCATATCTCAGGACAAATGAAAATTGCACCTGAGCATACGGAAGATAAAATTTTAGGCTTGATGGGTAAAGATGGAAAATCTTGCTTGAATGAGTTTAAAAATCAATTCTATAAGATAAACAATGAACTGGGTAAAAAGCAATTTTTAACATATTATTTAATTGCAGCTCACCCAGGTTGTAAAGATAAAGATATGATGGATTTAAAAAAATATGCCTCACAAGAATTAAGAGTTAATCCTGAGCAGGTACAGATTTTTACACCTACTCCATCAACTTATTCAACTTTAATGTACTATACAGAAAAAGATCCTTTTACAAATCAAAAGTTATTTGTTGAAAAGGATAATGGTAAAAAGCAAAAACAAAAAGATATAGTTACTGAGAAAAGAAATAATAACAATAAAAGAAGGTAG
- a CDS encoding Fic family protein, with protein MNKILETLLEEKETKLKGSLYHLTQIKFSYNSNHIEGSKLTEDETRYIYETNSFIGDKEKIVSIDDINETVNHFKCFDYILENIDILDEKLIKNLHKILKNNTSDSQKEWFKVGDYKLKANFIGNTKTTSPSNVKKEIKKLLDEHNSKIKITFDDIVDFHYKFEAIHPFQDGNGRVGRLIMFKECLRNDIVPFIIDEEHKLFYYRGLKNYKEDKAYLIETCLSAQDKYIKLLNELEINF; from the coding sequence ATGAATAAAATTTTAGAGACTTTATTAGAAGAGAAAGAAACTAAATTAAAAGGTAGTCTTTACCATTTAACACAAATTAAATTTTCATATAATTCAAATCATATTGAAGGAAGCAAATTAACAGAAGATGAAACAAGATATATTTATGAGACAAATTCTTTCATAGGAGATAAAGAAAAAATTGTATCAATAGATGACATAAATGAAACAGTTAATCATTTTAAATGCTTTGATTATATACTAGAAAATATAGATATTTTAGATGAAAAATTAATAAAAAATTTACATAAAATTTTAAAAAATAATACTTCTGATTCTCAGAAAGAATGGTTTAAAGTAGGAGACTACAAATTAAAAGCAAATTTTATTGGTAACACAAAAACGACAAGTCCTAGTAATGTAAAAAAAGAAATAAAAAAATTACTTGATGAGCATAACTCTAAAATTAAAATAACATTTGACGATATTGTAGATTTTCATTATAAATTTGAAGCTATTCACCCTTTTCAAGATGGAAATGGGAGAGTTGGTAGACTTATTATGTTCAAAGAATGTTTAAGAAATGATATTGTCCCTTTTATTATAGATGAAGAGCATAAATTATTTTATTATAGAGGTTTAAAAAATTATAAGGAAGATAAAGCTTATTTAATTGAAACTTGTCTTTCTGCACAAGATAAATATATAAAATTATTAAATGAATTGGAAATTAATTTTTAA
- the gpmA gene encoding 2,3-diphosphoglycerate-dependent phosphoglycerate mutase: MKLVLIRHGESAWNLENRFTGWKDVDLSPKGIEEAKAGGKILKEMNLVFDVAYTSYLKRAIKTLNIVLEEMDELYIPVYKSWRLNERHYGALQGLNKAETAKKYGDEQVHIWRRSFDIAPPSIDKDSEYYPKSDRRYADLPDSEIPLGESLKDTIARVLPYWHSDISKSLQEGKNVIVAAHGNSLRALIKYLLNISNEDILNLNLVTGKPMIFEIDKDLKVISAPELF; encoded by the coding sequence ATGAAATTAGTTTTAATTCGTCATGGAGAAAGTGCTTGGAACTTAGAAAATAGATTTACAGGGTGGAAAGATGTTGATTTAAGCCCTAAAGGAATTGAAGAAGCTAAGGCTGGAGGAAAAATTTTAAAGGAAATGAATTTAGTTTTTGATGTTGCTTATACTTCTTACCTAAAAAGAGCTATAAAAACTTTAAATATTGTTTTGGAAGAAATGGATGAACTATACATTCCTGTATATAAATCTTGGAGATTAAATGAAAGACACTATGGAGCTTTACAAGGATTAAATAAAGCTGAAACTGCTAAAAAATATGGAGATGAACAAGTACATATTTGGCGTCGTAGCTTTGATATAGCTCCTCCATCAATAGATAAAGACAGTGAGTATTATCCAAAATCTGATAGAAGATATGCTGATCTTCCAGATTCAGAAATTCCTTTAGGTGAAAGTCTAAAAGATACTATAGCAAGAGTTTTACCATACTGGCATTCAGATATTTCTAAGAGCTTACAAGAAGGAAAAAATGTTATAGTTGCAGCTCATGGAAACAGTTTAAGAGCTTTAATAAAATACCTATTAAATATTTCAAATGAAGATATTTTAAACCTAAACTTAGTTACTGGTAAACCTATGATATTTGAAATAGATAAGGATTTAAAAGTAATATCTGCACCTGAATTATTCTAG
- a CDS encoding nucleotidyltransferase: MFKNIIGLIVEYNPFHNGHLHHIQEIDRLFEDNIKIAVMSGDYVQRGEPSLINKFEKTKIALSQGIDIVIELPIFYSSQSAEIFAKGSVNLLNQLSCSHIVFGSESNDLDKLKKIATISLTKEFELSLKEFLAEGFSYPTAFSKALFNEKLGSNDILALEYLKAIKTINSKIEACCIKREKTGYYDNEKDNFASASYIRKVLLDTNEKKENKLNKIKNLVPEFSYKILEENFGVFSCLNDFYDLMKYNIIKNYSNLKNIQDLEVGLENRLYKYSLENLSFSDFFDKILSKRLTISRLQRILLHTLLDLTEELTNKVKNKAPYVKILGFSNKGQEYLNYLKKLDDYNERKILTSNRNLKETLSEEDLELFNFNELASQIYCIKSNYNNIGYPIIKK; encoded by the coding sequence ATGTTTAAAAATATAATTGGTTTAATAGTTGAGTATAACCCTTTTCATAATGGACATTTACATCATATTCAAGAGATAGATAGACTTTTTGAAGATAATATAAAAATTGCTGTTATGAGTGGTGATTATGTTCAAAGAGGAGAGCCATCTCTTATAAATAAATTTGAAAAAACAAAGATAGCTCTATCACAAGGAATTGACATTGTGATAGAGCTACCTATTTTTTATTCAAGCCAAAGTGCTGAAATTTTTGCAAAAGGTTCAGTAAATCTTTTAAATCAACTTTCTTGTAGTCATATAGTTTTTGGCTCTGAAAGCAATGATTTAGATAAATTAAAAAAAATAGCCACTATCTCTCTAACAAAGGAATTTGAACTCTCTTTAAAAGAATTTTTAGCAGAAGGTTTTTCTTACCCTACTGCATTTTCAAAAGCCTTATTTAATGAAAAATTAGGCTCTAATGATATATTAGCTTTGGAATATTTAAAAGCAATAAAGACTATAAATTCTAAGATTGAAGCATGTTGTATAAAAAGAGAAAAAACTGGCTATTATGATAATGAAAAAGATAATTTTGCAAGTGCAAGTTATATTAGAAAAGTTTTATTAGATACTAATGAGAAAAAAGAAAATAAATTAAATAAAATAAAAAATCTAGTTCCAGAGTTTTCATATAAAATATTAGAAGAAAATTTTGGAGTTTTTTCATGTCTAAATGATTTTTATGACTTAATGAAATACAATATAATAAAAAATTATTCAAATCTAAAAAATATTCAAGATTTAGAAGTTGGTTTAGAAAATAGACTATACAAATACTCACTAGAAAACTTATCTTTCAGTGATTTTTTTGATAAAATTTTGAGTAAAAGACTAACTATATCTAGATTACAAAGAATATTATTACATACTCTATTAGATTTAACTGAAGAACTTACAAATAAAGTAAAAAATAAAGCCCCTTATGTGAAAATTTTAGGTTTTTCAAATAAGGGACAAGAATACTTAAATTATCTAAAAAAATTAGATGACTATAATGAAAGAAAAATTTTAACTTCTAATAGAAATTTAAAAGAAACTTTAAGTGAAGAAGATCTTGAATTATTTAATTTCAATGAACTTGCTTCTCAAATTTATTGTATAAAATCAAATTACAATAACATAGGCTATCCTATAATAAAAAAGTAA
- a CDS encoding MFS transporter — MKKLTTKVQVLYALGVSYAIVDQIFAQWVLYFYLPSESSGLKPFMAPVYVSIALAISRLVDMITDPLVGFLSDKYNSRYGRRIPFVAVGTIPLIIVTIAFFYPPMSSGSASFYYLMLIGSLFFTFYTIVGAPYNALIPEIGRTTEERLNLSTWQSVFRLSYTAIAMILPGVLIKMIGGDNTLFGIRGMIIFLCVIVFIGLVTTVFTVRERDYSTGEVSNVSFKETIGIIIKNKNFILYLFGMMFFFIGFNNLRAIMNYYVGDIMGYGKKEFTTASAILFGAAAACFYPTNKLSKKYGYRKIMLYCLAMLIVSTSMLFFLGKIFPVKFGFVLFAIIGMPLAGAAFIFPPAMLSEISTQISEESGARIEGISFGIQGFFMKTSFLISIVTLPIILVMGSDVDIVTAITSGVSKVTKEGIYLSSLSSVFFFIISFIFYYKYSDSKKVDKK, encoded by the coding sequence ATGAAAAAGTTAACAACAAAAGTCCAAGTGCTATATGCACTAGGAGTAAGCTATGCCATTGTGGATCAAATTTTTGCCCAATGGGTATTGTATTTTTATTTACCTTCTGAAAGTTCTGGATTAAAACCATTTATGGCACCAGTTTATGTTTCAATAGCTTTGGCAATTTCAAGACTTGTAGATATGATAACAGATCCTTTAGTTGGTTTTTTATCTGATAAATATAATAGTAGATATGGGAGAAGAATACCCTTTGTTGCAGTTGGAACAATACCATTAATAATAGTGACAATAGCTTTTTTCTATCCACCAATGAGTAGTGGAAGTGCAAGTTTTTATTATTTAATGTTGATAGGCTCACTATTCTTTACTTTTTATACTATAGTTGGAGCACCATATAATGCTCTGATTCCTGAAATTGGAAGAACTACAGAAGAAAGATTGAATTTATCAACTTGGCAATCAGTTTTTAGATTATCTTATACTGCAATAGCAATGATATTGCCTGGAGTTTTAATAAAGATGATAGGTGGAGATAATACACTTTTTGGTATAAGAGGAATGATTATATTTTTATGTGTAATAGTTTTTATAGGTCTTGTTACAACTGTATTTACAGTTAGAGAAAGAGATTATTCAACAGGTGAAGTATCAAATGTAAGTTTTAAAGAAACTATAGGAATTATAATAAAAAATAAGAACTTTATTCTATATCTTTTTGGAATGATGTTTTTCTTTATAGGTTTCAATAACTTAAGAGCTATCATGAACTACTATGTGGGAGATATTATGGGCTATGGAAAAAAAGAATTCACTACTGCTTCAGCAATATTATTTGGAGCAGCAGCTGCATGTTTCTATCCAACAAATAAGTTATCTAAAAAATATGGATATAGAAAGATTATGCTTTACTGTTTGGCAATGTTAATTGTTTCAACATCTATGCTATTTTTCTTAGGAAAAATATTTCCAGTTAAATTTGGGTTTGTACTATTTGCTATTATTGGTATGCCTCTTGCAGGAGCAGCTTTTATTTTCCCGCCTGCAATGTTAAGTGAAATAAGTACACAGATAAGTGAGGAATCAGGAGCAAGAATAGAAGGGATTTCATTTGGAATACAAGGCTTCTTTATGAAAACCTCATTTTTAATCTCAATAGTAACTTTACCAATAATTTTAGTTATGGGAAGTGATGTTGATATAGTCACAGCTATAACAAGTGGGGTAAGTAAAGTTACAAAGGAAGGAATCTATCTTTCTTCTTTAAGCTCAGTATTTTTCTTTATCATATCATTTATTTTTTATTATAAATATTCTGATAGTAAAAAGGTTGATAAAAAATAA
- the pepT gene encoding peptidase T, whose product MEKYSTLKERFLRYVKFNTRSDEKSETIPSTPSQMEFAKMLKKELEDLGLSNVFINKACFVNATLPSNIDKKVATVGFIAHMDTADFNAEGINPQIIENYDGKDVILNKEQNIVLKVEEFPNLKNYVSKTLITTDGTTLLGSDDKSGIVEIIEAVKYLKEHPEIKHGDIKMAFGPDEEIGRGADYFDVKEFAADYAYTMDGGPVGELEYESFNAAQATFKIKGVSVHPGTAKGKMINAGLIASEIIQMFPKDEVPEKTEGYEGFYYLVETNTSCENGEVVYILRDHDKAKFLAKKEFVKELVKKVNEKYGKEVVELELKDEYYNMGEIIKDHMYVVDIAKQAMENLGIKPLIKAIRGGTDGSKISFMGLPTPNIFAGGENFHGKYEFVALESMEKATDVIVEIAKLNAER is encoded by the coding sequence ATGGAAAAATATTCAACATTGAAAGAAAGATTTTTAAGATATGTTAAGTTTAATACTCGTTCTGATGAAAAAAGTGAAACAATTCCATCAACACCATCACAAATGGAATTTGCTAAGATGTTAAAAAAAGAATTAGAAGATCTAGGTCTGTCTAATGTTTTTATAAATAAAGCTTGTTTTGTAAATGCAACTTTACCAAGTAACATAGATAAAAAAGTTGCTACTGTTGGTTTCATAGCTCATATGGATACTGCTGATTTTAATGCTGAAGGAATTAATCCTCAAATTATAGAAAATTATGATGGAAAAGATGTAATTTTAAATAAAGAACAAAATATAGTTTTAAAAGTGGAAGAATTCCCTAATTTAAAAAACTATGTTTCTAAAACTTTAATTACAACAGATGGTACAACTTTACTTGGTTCAGATGATAAGTCAGGAATAGTTGAAATTATTGAAGCTGTTAAATACTTAAAAGAACACCCTGAAATTAAACATGGAGATATCAAGATGGCTTTTGGTCCAGATGAAGAAATTGGTAGAGGAGCAGATTATTTTGATGTAAAAGAATTTGCAGCTGACTATGCTTACACTATGGATGGAGGTCCTGTTGGAGAATTAGAATATGAAAGTTTTAATGCTGCTCAAGCTACATTCAAAATAAAGGGAGTTAGTGTACACCCAGGAACTGCAAAAGGTAAAATGATAAATGCTGGTCTTATTGCTAGTGAAATTATACAAATGTTCCCCAAAGATGAAGTTCCTGAAAAAACAGAAGGATATGAAGGATTCTACTATTTAGTTGAAACTAATACTTCTTGTGAAAATGGAGAAGTTGTATATATTCTAAGAGATCATGATAAAGCTAAATTCTTAGCTAAGAAAGAATTTGTTAAAGAACTTGTTAAAAAAGTAAATGAAAAATATGGAAAAGAAGTTGTTGAACTTGAACTAAAAGATGAATACTACAATATGGGTGAAATAATAAAAGACCATATGTATGTTGTAGATATAGCAAAACAAGCTATGGAAAATCTTGGAATAAAACCACTTATAAAAGCTATTCGTGGTGGAACAGATGGTTCTAAAATTTCTTTCATGGGGCTACCTACACCAAATATTTTTGCTGGTGGAGAAAATTTTCATGGCAAATATGAATTTGTTGCCCTTGAAAGTATGGAAAAAGCAACTGATGTTATAGTTGAAATCGCTAAATTAAATGCAGAAAGGTAA
- a CDS encoding DUF2262 domain-containing protein gives MQGQEIISLINSKGAFISENSKANAELIAYVDCGTNELFETSAKIEWEISEKLSLEDIKRFKIYHLKVENLNENNFLLIDILEKDVKNALLENILKECEQNASVTVEEPNLGKFVLDKTTKSLHSKLKWLSEKEEIDAYLNINEDNRINTLKKVGAFFITLEKVLKNKKEWDKRLKTYAAEHLVDLATELRKNSKSLFKFLKVWKWYFIAKMKLVSLAIETDGEIVVTFDAKKLFLGHKIIVKANADRNEVSSAVVENFNIEDYKKIEVNESNIETKEDKKDE, from the coding sequence ATGCAAGGACAAGAGATTATATCCCTTATAAATTCTAAAGGGGCATTTATATCAGAAAATTCTAAGGCAAATGCTGAACTTATAGCATATGTTGACTGTGGAACTAATGAGCTATTTGAGACATCTGCTAAAATTGAATGGGAAATATCAGAGAAACTTTCTTTAGAAGATATTAAAAGATTCAAGATATACCATTTAAAAGTAGAAAACTTAAATGAAAATAATTTTTTACTTATTGATATTCTAGAAAAAGATGTTAAGAATGCTTTATTAGAAAATATTTTAAAAGAATGTGAACAAAATGCAAGTGTCACAGTCGAGGAACCAAATTTAGGAAAGTTTGTTCTTGATAAAACTACTAAATCTTTACATTCTAAATTAAAATGGCTAAGTGAAAAAGAAGAGATAGATGCCTATTTAAATATCAATGAGGATAATCGGATAAATACTTTAAAAAAAGTTGGAGCTTTTTTTATTACTCTTGAAAAAGTATTAAAAAATAAGAAAGAGTGGGATAAAAGACTAAAAACTTATGCGGCAGAACATTTAGTTGACTTAGCAACAGAATTAAGAAAAAATTCTAAGTCATTATTTAAATTTTTAAAGGTATGGAAATGGTACTTTATAGCAAAAATGAAACTTGTATCTTTAGCTATTGAAACTGATGGAGAAATTGTTGTTACTTTTGATGCTAAAAAGTTATTTTTAGGTCATAAAATAATAGTAAAAGCAAATGCTGATAGAAATGAAGTTAGCTCAGCTGTTGTTGAAAATTTCAATATAGAAGATTATAAGAAAATAGAAGTTAATGAAAGTAATATTGAAACTAAAGAAGACAAAAAAGATGAGTAA
- a CDS encoding prohibitin family protein — translation MFEGKKYFKMILSGAIGVFILLLILTNCYTVDTGEVVIISTFGKITRVENEGLHFKIPFVQGKTFMETREKTYIFGRTDEMDTTMEVSTKDMQSIKLEFTVQSSITDPEKLYRAFNNKHEQRFIRPRVKEIIQATIAKYTIEEFVSKRAEISKLIFEDLKDDFAQYGMSVSNVSIVNHDFSDEYERAIESKKVAEQEVEKARAEQEKLKVEAENRVRLAEYSLQEKELQAKANAVESNSLTPQLLRKMAIEKWDGKLPQVQGNNGSTLINLD, via the coding sequence ATGTTTGAAGGAAAAAAATATTTCAAAATGATATTATCTGGAGCAATAGGAGTTTTTATACTTCTTTTAATACTTACTAATTGCTACACAGTAGATACAGGAGAAGTTGTAATAATATCAACATTTGGTAAGATAACAAGAGTTGAAAATGAAGGATTACACTTTAAAATTCCATTCGTTCAAGGGAAGACATTTATGGAAACAAGAGAAAAGACATATATTTTTGGAAGAACAGATGAAATGGATACAACTATGGAAGTTTCAACAAAGGATATGCAAAGTATAAAATTAGAATTTACAGTACAATCTTCTATTACAGATCCAGAAAAATTATACAGAGCTTTTAATAATAAACATGAACAAAGATTTATTAGACCAAGAGTTAAAGAAATAATTCAAGCTACAATAGCTAAATATACTATAGAAGAGTTTGTAAGTAAAAGAGCTGAAATTTCAAAATTGATATTTGAAGATTTAAAAGATGATTTTGCACAATATGGAATGTCAGTAAGTAATGTGTCTATTGTTAATCATGATTTCAGTGATGAATATGAAAGAGCAATAGAAAGTAAAAAAGTTGCTGAACAAGAAGTAGAAAAAGCAAGAGCAGAACAAGAAAAACTTAAAGTTGAAGCAGAAAATAGAGTAAGATTAGCAGAATATTCTTTACAAGAAAAAGAATTACAAGCAAAGGCTAATGCTGTTGAAAGTAATTCATTGACTCCTCAACTTTTAAGAAAGATGGCTATTGAAAAATGGGATGGAAAACTTCCACAGGTTCAAGGAAATAATGGAAGTACATTAATTAATTTAGATTAA
- a CDS encoding YMGG-like glycine zipper-containing protein gives MKKISLVILVLAGILVGCTHTEKTATGGAIAGAAVGAMLGNDVRGTAVGAAIGGALGAGAGELTKNK, from the coding sequence ATGAAAAAAATATCATTAGTTATTTTAGTACTAGCTGGAATTTTAGTAGGATGTACACACACAGAAAAAACTGCAACAGGAGGTGCCATAGCTGGAGCTGCTGTAGGAGCTATGCTTGGTAATGATGTTAGAGGTACTGCTGTAGGAGCTGCTATTGGTGGAGCACTTGGAGCTGGTGCTGGAGAATTAACAAAAAATAAATAG